The following coding sequences lie in one Clarias gariepinus isolate MV-2021 ecotype Netherlands unplaced genomic scaffold, CGAR_prim_01v2 scaffold_34, whole genome shotgun sequence genomic window:
- the LOC128517094 gene encoding protein FAM76B-like, with protein sequence MASSALYACTKCNQRYPFEELSQGQQLCKECRIAHPIVKCTYCRTEFQQESKTNTICKKCAQNVKQFGTPKPCQYCNIIAAFIGTKCQRCTNSEKKYGPPQTCEQCKQQCAFDRKEEGRRKVDGKLLCWLCTLSYRRVLQKTKEQRKGLGSSHSNSSSLSDKEHRHHRHSTKYTHTHTHTHTVTAPSTHTHTHTVTAPSTHTHTHTVTAPSTHTHTHTVTAP encoded by the exons ATGGCGAGCTCGGCCCTGTACGCCTGCACCAAGTGTAACCAGCGCTACCCGTTCGAGGAGCTCTCTCAGGGACAGCAGCTctgcaag gaGTGTCGGATCGCCCATCCCATAGTGAAGTGCACCTACTGTAGAACCGAGTTCCAACAGGAgag CAAAACCAACACCATTTGCAAAAAATGTGCACAGAACGTCAAGCAGTTTGGAACA ccaaAGCCGTGTCAGTACTGTAACATCATCGCAGCGTTCATCGGGACGAAGTGTCAGCGCTGCACAAACTCTGAGAAGAAGTACGGGCCGCCGCAGACCTGTGAGCAGTGTAAACAACAGTGTGCCTTCGACAGGAAGGAGGAGGGCCGGAGGAAg gtGGACGGGAAGCTCCTGTGTTGGCTCTGCACACTCTCGTACCGCCGCGTTCTACAGAAAACTAAAGAGCAGCGCAAAGGCCTCGGCTCGTCTCACTCCAActcatcatcactcagtgacaAGGAGCACCGTCAccaccgtcacagcaccaagtacacacacacacacacacacacacacaccgtcacagcaccaagtacacacacacacacacacaccgtcacagcaccaagtacacacacacacacacacaccgtcacagcaccaagtacacacacacacacacacaccgtcacagcacca